The Neofelis nebulosa isolate mNeoNeb1 chromosome X, mNeoNeb1.pri, whole genome shotgun sequence genome has a segment encoding these proteins:
- the LOC131502144 gene encoding olfactory receptor 13H1-like, with protein MGSLKTDNASECDGILNFISPCIFFLSNLSFLDICYSTSWEPYVLAQCFRDFPIIFYTSCYAQMTTSLFPGMTECLFHAVMVYDRFVAISNPLHYTTIMNNEVCVQLALGTWASAFLVAVLPFIAIPVCYYGQNAISHFTCEIQAPLKLICSDTPVSLILGLVISVFILTLPFTIILISYFHIVVIVLRIHSVEASLKSFFTCGPYLTVVNIFNGIAIYMYLKPQRNLRKRTNSVYDEKPQNPMC; from the exons ATGGGCAGTCTAAAGACAGACAATGCCTCTGAG TGTGATGGGATTCTCAACTTCATAtccccatgtatttttttcctcagtaattTATCCTTCCTTGATATCTGTTACTCCACCAGCTGGGAACCATATGTCTTGGCCCAATGCTTCAGGGACTTCCCCATTATTTTCTATACCAGCTGTTATGCCCAGATGACCACATCCCTCTTTCCAGGGATGACAGAATGTCTCTTCCATGCTGTCATGGTTTATGACAGGTTTGTTGCAATCTCCAATCCCCTGCATTACACCACCATTATGAATAATGAAGTTTGCGTACAGTTGGCCTTGGGAACCTGGGCAAGTGCATTCTTAGTAGCAGTCTTACCATTCATTGCAATTCCTGTTTGTTATTATGGACAGAATGCCATCAGCCATTTTACCTGTGAGATCCAGGCCCCGCTGAAGCTCATCTGCTCAGACACTCCTGTCAGTCTGATTCTGGGTCTGGTTATCAGTGTGTTCATATTGACCTTGCCTTTCACTATCATCCTTATTTCCTACTTCCACATTGTGGTTATTGTGCTGAGGATCCATTCTGTAGAGGCCAGCCTCAAATCTTTCTTCACCTGTGGACCTTATCTAACTGTGGTCAACATATTTAATGGTATAGCCATCTACATGTACCTGAAACCTCAAAGAAATCTCAGGAAGAGGACAAATTC AGTGTACGACGAGAAGCCTCAGAACCCCATGTGCTAG
- the LOC131502145 gene encoding LOW QUALITY PROTEIN: large ribosomal subunit protein eL13-like (The sequence of the model RefSeq protein was modified relative to this genomic sequence to represent the inferred CDS: inserted 2 bases in 1 codon), translating to MAPSPNGMMLKPHFHKDWQXGMASWFNQPAGKICRLKVGKPKQGPEPPCPDPSSPSHGAPTVRYHTKVQVGRGFSMEGLWVAGLHKKVAWTIGISVSPRRWNMSTESLQANVKWLKEYGSKLILFPKKPSAPKEGDGSAEELKLATQLTGPVMPMWNVCKKEKARVIREENFKAFAGLHVVHAHAWLFGIWAKRAKEAAEQDVEKKKIKYHWQLPQSLGLGSSTVSPTFLVAADTRPLLSETICSGVVQVKAAVPRETRPHLR from the exons ATGGCACCCAGCCCGAATGGCATGATGTTGAAGCCCCACTTCCATAAGGACTGGCA TGGCATGGCCTCATGGTTCAACCAGCCAGCGGGGAAGATCTGCAGACTCAAGGTCGGGAAGCCAAAGCAAGGCCCAGAGCCTCCATGTCCGgacccatccagcccatcccaTGGTGCCCCCACAGTGAGGTATCACACCAAAGTGCAAGTTGGCAGGGGCTTCAGCATGGAAGGGCTATGGGTGGCTGGCCTACACAAGAAGGTGGCATGGACCATTGGAATCTCAGTGAGTCCAAGAAGGTGGAACATGTCCACAGAGTCCCTGCAGGCCAATGTGAAGTGGCTGAAGGAGTATGGCTCCAAGCTCATCCTCTTCCCCAAGAAGCCATCAGCCCCTAAGGAGGGAGATGGCTCTGCTGAAGAACTCAAATTGGCTACCCAGTTGACAGGACCAGTCATGCCCATGTGGAATGTCTGTAAGAAGGAGAAAGCCAGAGTCATTAGAGAGGAGAACTTCAAGGCATTCGCTGGTCTTCACGTGGTCCATGCCCATGCCTGGCTCTTTGGCATCTGGGCAAAAAGAGCCAAGGAAGCTGCAGAACAGGatgttgagaagaaaaaaataaagtatcactGGCAACTT ccacagtctctgggcctcGGCAGCAGCACGGTCTCTCCAACATTCCTGGTTGCGGCCGACACCCGGCCACTGCTCAGTGAGACCATTTGCAGTGGGGTGGtgcaggtcaaagccgcagtccctcggGAAACAcggccacatctgagataa